In one window of Shewanella goraebulensis DNA:
- a CDS encoding GNAT family N-acetyltransferase, with protein MSIKYRLATEVDAVNIADLELQYMNDELSSSADTMSGQCFSKVQISELIKQGWIMLAELNTDTASPGVSVKSIIGYVIAGPWSWFQAWGIYAQVLRKLSDIEMGFSRVTSQNSCQYGPIWIHPSHRGQGIFEHLVKGIQRKAAMKYSFMVTFIAEDNAISFAAHTKKSAMEVVDYFSFQQRDYYLLVMKN; from the coding sequence ATGAGCATTAAATACCGTTTAGCCACAGAGGTTGATGCCGTAAATATTGCAGATCTAGAGCTGCAATACATGAATGATGAATTGTCTTCTTCTGCCGATACAATGTCTGGCCAGTGTTTTTCTAAAGTACAAATCAGCGAGCTAATAAAACAAGGCTGGATAATGTTAGCTGAATTAAACACTGATACAGCTTCACCAGGAGTTAGCGTTAAATCGATTATTGGTTACGTGATTGCAGGGCCTTGGTCTTGGTTTCAAGCTTGGGGTATTTATGCGCAGGTATTACGAAAACTCAGTGATATCGAAATGGGTTTTAGCCGCGTGACATCGCAAAATAGCTGCCAATATGGTCCGATTTGGATCCATCCATCCCATCGAGGGCAAGGGATTTTTGAGCACTTAGTAAAAGGTATTCAACGTAAAGCTGCGATGAAATACAGTTTTATGGTGACATTTATCGCAGAAGATAATGCGATTTCTTTTGCTGCCCATACTAAAAAATCAGCAATGGAAGTGGTGGACTATTTTAGCTTTCAACAACGTGATTATTATTTGTTGGTCATGAAGAACTAA
- a CDS encoding META domain-containing protein, whose protein sequence is MIKPIFTACVVIFGLSACQSNSHPAEEINLIGNWYVESALSEAVINHSPAQITFAADGKLSGNNSCNQFFGEYQQNENQLTLSPAGSSMMACVDMLMQQEQRIMKAMPMVTNIKRSKSGKLLLKSDAGANLLVLSQLDE, encoded by the coding sequence ATGATAAAACCCATTTTCACCGCTTGTGTGGTTATTTTCGGTCTTAGTGCTTGTCAAAGCAACAGCCATCCGGCTGAAGAAATTAATCTAATCGGTAATTGGTATGTAGAATCAGCTTTATCTGAAGCTGTCATTAATCACAGTCCTGCTCAAATTACCTTTGCCGCTGATGGCAAGTTGTCTGGCAATAACAGCTGCAACCAATTTTTTGGTGAATATCAGCAAAATGAAAATCAATTAACTCTGTCACCTGCTGGTTCAAGTATGATGGCTTGTGTCGATATGCTTATGCAGCAAGAGCAACGTATTATGAAGGCCATGCCAATGGTGACTAATATTAAGCGTTCAAAATCTGGCAAGCTATTATTAAAATCAGATGCTGGCGCTAATCTACTGGTATTAAGCCAACTCGATGAATAA
- a CDS encoding dicarboxylate/amino acid:cation symporter, with protein MSKHAPSFPRRVWSRWMSVPLWLQILIGMVLGIIAGVSLGEDASYLKPIGTLFVNTIKMLIVPLVFCSLIVGVTSMQDTAKMGRIGFKSFAFYLGTTSIAISIGLLVGNIMMPGTGLGLQSSEIINEVKEVPTLMDTLINIVPTNPVAALASGQILQVIVFAVALGISLVLIGDHGKPAIRVFESLAEAMFKLTDLVMKLAPYGVFGLMAWVAGEYGLDMLLPLIKVIVAVYVGCALHILGFYSLVLSVFGKLNPLQFFKGIGNAMAVAFTTSSSAGTLPASMKCASENLGINKKISSFVLPLGTTINMDGTALYQGVTALFVAQAFGIDLTWVDYITIILTATLASIGTAGVPGAGLVMLTLVLTTVGLPLEGVAIIAGIDRVLDMARTVVNVSGDLVATTIIARSEDELDVEHYNADMEQSAIIAQHAEVDLAQKVEDNVKTSS; from the coding sequence ATGTCAAAACATGCTCCGTCTTTTCCACGTCGAGTTTGGTCGCGTTGGATGTCAGTTCCGTTATGGTTACAAATCCTTATTGGGATGGTGCTAGGTATTATCGCCGGGGTCAGCCTAGGTGAAGATGCGAGTTACCTTAAGCCTATTGGTACCTTGTTTGTTAACACCATTAAAATGTTAATTGTGCCACTCGTGTTTTGTTCTTTAATTGTGGGTGTGACTTCAATGCAAGACACGGCCAAAATGGGGCGAATTGGCTTTAAGTCATTTGCGTTCTATTTAGGTACAACGTCTATCGCAATTAGTATTGGTTTGCTAGTCGGTAATATCATGATGCCGGGCACTGGTCTTGGCTTACAGAGCAGCGAAATTATAAATGAAGTGAAAGAAGTGCCGACATTAATGGACACTTTGATCAATATCGTGCCGACTAATCCTGTTGCCGCTCTAGCAAGTGGTCAAATTTTACAAGTGATTGTGTTTGCTGTCGCACTGGGTATTTCATTGGTGTTAATTGGCGATCACGGTAAACCTGCTATTCGCGTATTTGAAAGTTTAGCTGAAGCGATGTTTAAACTGACTGACTTAGTGATGAAGCTAGCACCTTATGGTGTATTTGGCTTGATGGCATGGGTTGCTGGTGAGTATGGACTCGACATGTTATTGCCATTGATTAAGGTCATTGTGGCAGTCTACGTTGGTTGTGCATTACATATCTTAGGTTTCTACAGCTTAGTGTTAAGTGTATTTGGTAAACTTAATCCACTGCAGTTCTTCAAAGGCATCGGTAATGCAATGGCAGTGGCATTTACCACTTCTAGCTCTGCGGGTACCTTACCTGCGAGTATGAAATGTGCCAGTGAAAACTTAGGTATCAACAAGAAGATATCAAGTTTTGTACTGCCACTGGGTACGACCATCAACATGGATGGCACTGCGCTTTATCAAGGTGTAACGGCGTTATTCGTCGCTCAAGCTTTTGGTATCGATTTAACATGGGTTGATTACATCACCATTATATTAACCGCTACACTTGCGTCTATTGGTACTGCTGGCGTACCTGGTGCAGGCCTTGTGATGTTAACGTTAGTATTAACCACAGTTGGTTTACCGTTAGAAGGTGTGGCAATTATTGCTGGTATTGACCGTGTGCTAGATATGGCACGTACCGTGGTTAACGTATCAGGTGATTTAGTGGCAACGACGATTATTGCTCGTTCAGAAGATGAATTAGATGTTGAACACTACAATGCTGACATGGAGCAATCAGCGATTATTGCTCAGCATGCTGAAGTTGATTTAGCTCAAAAGGTTGAAGATAACGTCAAAACAAGCAGTTAA
- a CDS encoding GNAT family N-acetyltransferase: protein MKIRKGQLSDLPVLVEFNQAMAMETESLSLDNELLTKGVSTMLNSPEKGFYLVAEIEGEIAGSLMVTLEWSDWRATNYCWIQSVYIRPQNRRQGIYAKLYQTVKSMAVDIGGAASFRLYVEHDNLRAQKTYESLGMEQSHYLMYEELTEGSKA, encoded by the coding sequence ATGAAAATAAGAAAAGGCCAACTATCAGATTTACCAGTATTAGTTGAATTCAATCAAGCCATGGCAATGGAGACAGAAAGCTTGTCTTTAGACAATGAACTGCTCACCAAAGGCGTAAGCACTATGCTTAACAGTCCTGAAAAAGGCTTCTATTTAGTGGCCGAAATAGAGGGCGAAATTGCAGGTTCATTAATGGTCACACTTGAATGGAGTGATTGGCGAGCAACAAACTACTGCTGGATACAAAGTGTATATATTCGCCCGCAAAATCGTCGCCAAGGGATATATGCCAAACTTTATCAAACGGTAAAATCAATGGCTGTCGATATTGGCGGCGCGGCGAGTTTCAGACTGTATGTTGAACATGATAATTTACGCGCTCAAAAAACCTATGAATCATTAGGGATGGAGCAAAGCCACTACCTGATGTACGAAGAGCTTACTGAAGGTTCAAAGGCATAA
- a CDS encoding L-serine ammonia-lyase: MFSAFEIFKIGIGPSSSHTVGPMKAANCFINDLIEQGQLTQITKFTVDVYGSLSLTGKGHHTDIAIIMGLAGNEPETVEIDSIEPFIAQVEKTQEIIIGDAIHHVDFPRDALIFHSDTLPLHENGMKLHAWIGDKCVYSNTYYSIGGGFIVEESEFNQSHVNGVEVPYHFNFADELVAHCKDSGLSISGLMKQNELCFRSEEDMYSGFSLVWKTMQNAIDKGCNTEGVLAGPLKVSRRAPALHRELMRSEKLSNDPMEIIDWVNLFALAVSEENAAGGRVVTSPTNGAAGIIPAVLAYYNKFIQKVGPKECSRFFLAAAAVGSLYKRNASISGAEVGCQGEVGVACSMAAAGLAELMGGSPAQVCMAAEIGMEHNLGLTCDPVAGQVQVPCIERNAIASVKAINSSRMALRRNSEPRVSLDKVIATMYETGKDMHSKYRETSQGGLAIKVTNLCA, encoded by the coding sequence ATGTTTAGTGCATTTGAAATCTTTAAGATTGGTATTGGTCCTTCTAGTTCTCATACCGTTGGGCCTATGAAAGCGGCAAATTGTTTTATTAATGATTTAATCGAGCAAGGTCAACTAACACAAATCACTAAGTTTACCGTCGATGTATACGGTTCACTGTCTTTGACTGGTAAAGGTCACCATACTGATATTGCGATTATTATGGGCCTTGCTGGTAACGAGCCTGAAACGGTTGAAATCGACAGTATTGAACCTTTTATTGCTCAGGTTGAGAAAACTCAGGAAATTATAATTGGTGATGCGATTCATCACGTTGATTTTCCACGTGATGCGCTTATTTTCCATAGCGATACGTTACCTTTACATGAAAACGGTATGAAATTACACGCTTGGATTGGTGACAAATGTGTTTATAGCAACACTTATTACTCTATCGGCGGTGGCTTCATCGTTGAAGAAAGTGAGTTTAACCAAAGCCATGTAAATGGTGTTGAAGTGCCTTATCACTTTAATTTTGCAGACGAATTAGTCGCTCATTGTAAAGACTCGGGTTTAAGCATTAGCGGCTTGATGAAGCAAAATGAGTTATGCTTTCGCAGTGAAGAAGATATGTATTCTGGCTTCAGTTTAGTCTGGAAAACAATGCAAAATGCCATTGATAAAGGCTGTAATACTGAAGGTGTTCTAGCTGGCCCGCTAAAGGTATCTCGCCGTGCTCCTGCTTTACACCGTGAATTGATGCGCAGTGAAAAACTCAGTAATGATCCGATGGAAATAATTGACTGGGTTAACTTATTTGCGTTAGCTGTGAGTGAAGAAAATGCAGCTGGTGGTCGTGTAGTGACATCGCCTACCAATGGCGCTGCAGGGATCATTCCAGCTGTGCTAGCTTACTACAATAAGTTCATTCAAAAAGTGGGTCCAAAAGAATGTAGCCGCTTCTTTTTAGCTGCAGCTGCGGTGGGTTCGCTTTATAAACGTAATGCATCGATTTCGGGCGCCGAGGTGGGTTGTCAGGGGGAAGTTGGCGTGGCGTGTTCAATGGCGGCTGCAGGCTTAGCTGAGCTTATGGGCGGCTCACCTGCGCAAGTGTGTATGGCGGCAGAAATTGGCATGGAGCACAACTTAGGTTTAACGTGCGATCCTGTTGCAGGCCAAGTTCAGGTACCGTGTATTGAACGTAATGCGATAGCGTCAGTTAAGGCGATTAACTCATCTCGTATGGCGCTACGCCGTAATTCAGAGCCACGAGTTAGTTTAGATAAAGTGATTGCGACTATGTACGAAACAGGAAAGGACATGCACTCTAAATACCGTGAAACCAGCCAAGGTGGGTTAGCAATTAAGGTCACTAATTTGTGTGCATAA
- a CDS encoding serine/threonine transporter — MQRDSISAQDVAISAQEEQTSVKGWSRQDTTWMLSLFGTAVGAGILFLPINAGMGGFWPLVLMAIIIGPMTYLAHRGLSRFVCSSKNPGSDITQVVEEHFGVSAGKAITVLYFFAIFPIVLIYGVGITNTVDSFIVNQLGFASPPRILLSAVLIIGMMSVMVAGEKFMLKVTQFLVYPLVAILAFMSFYLIPDWKMDALQVVPSTGEFLGTVWLTIPVLVFAFNHSPAISQFSVSLKREHGNNAAKKADVILRNTSMMLVGFVMLFVFSCVLSLSPAQLAEAKSENLAILSYLANVHSSGFVSYFGPIIAFIAIISSFFGHYLGATEGLKGMITKQLRSSNKEVSDAKLNKFILAFMFFSIWIVAVINPSILGMIEALGGPIIAAILYLMPMYAVHKVPALKAYRGRISNVFVVIAGLLAMTAILFGLMS, encoded by the coding sequence ATGCAAAGAGATTCAATCAGTGCGCAGGATGTTGCAATTTCAGCTCAAGAAGAGCAAACCTCAGTAAAAGGCTGGTCACGTCAAGATACCACTTGGATGCTTAGTTTATTCGGTACTGCTGTTGGTGCAGGTATTTTGTTTTTACCTATCAATGCAGGTATGGGTGGATTTTGGCCGTTAGTATTAATGGCAATCATCATTGGCCCTATGACTTATCTTGCTCACCGTGGTCTATCTCGCTTTGTTTGTTCTTCTAAAAATCCTGGTAGTGACATCACTCAAGTGGTTGAAGAGCATTTTGGCGTTAGTGCGGGTAAAGCAATCACAGTTCTATATTTCTTTGCTATTTTCCCTATTGTGCTTATTTATGGTGTTGGTATTACTAACACGGTAGACAGCTTCATTGTTAACCAACTTGGTTTTGCTTCACCTCCACGTATTCTTTTATCTGCGGTTCTTATTATTGGCATGATGTCAGTAATGGTAGCGGGTGAAAAATTCATGTTGAAAGTGACTCAATTCTTGGTTTACCCATTAGTAGCAATCCTTGCTTTTATGTCTTTCTATTTAATTCCAGATTGGAAGATGGATGCATTGCAAGTGGTTCCTTCAACGGGTGAATTCTTAGGTACTGTATGGTTAACCATTCCGGTATTAGTGTTCGCATTTAACCATTCTCCTGCTATTTCACAGTTCTCTGTGTCACTTAAACGTGAACATGGCAACAATGCTGCTAAAAAAGCGGACGTGATTTTACGTAATACATCGATGATGCTGGTTGGCTTCGTTATGTTATTCGTTTTCTCTTGTGTATTGTCTTTAAGCCCTGCGCAACTTGCTGAAGCAAAAAGTGAAAATTTAGCGATTTTATCTTACTTAGCCAACGTACATTCAAGCGGCTTTGTGAGCTACTTCGGTCCTATCATTGCATTCATTGCGATTATCTCTTCTTTCTTTGGCCACTACTTAGGTGCGACTGAAGGCTTGAAAGGCATGATCACTAAGCAATTACGTAGCAGCAATAAAGAAGTCTCTGATGCTAAATTGAACAAGTTCATCCTAGCCTTCATGTTCTTCAGTATCTGGATTGTCGCGGTAATTAACCCAAGCATCCTAGGTATGATTGAAGCCTTAGGCGGTCCAATTATCGCTGCTATTCTTTACCTTATGCCTATGTACGCTGTACATAAAGTGCCTGCTTTAAAAGCTTACCGTGGTCGTATCAGCAATGTGTTTGTTGTGATTGCTGGTTTACTGGCCATGACAGCAATTCTATTCGGTTTAATGAGCTAA
- a CDS encoding ribonuclease H family protein: protein MAKKYYVVWAGRETGIFTSWDYTKKLVDKFPQAKYKSFPTEAAAKAAFAGTASSSIGKSATKSTSSSGSKKSTSSSGIESIKTKNVDLSTHDIIVFTDGGCEPNPGKAGSGMAVYHKGEISELWYGLFNPNGTNNSAELNALYQALLVAEKAVKAKQTAKIMSDSQYSINCITNWAYGWKTKGWKRKVAGDIANLEVIQQAHELYDAMKDKLDIAHVAAHIGIEGNELADRMSIYAIDQKTVEFARYDKPIDLQAILALRTG from the coding sequence ATGGCAAAGAAGTATTATGTGGTGTGGGCAGGGCGAGAGACTGGTATTTTTACCAGCTGGGATTACACCAAGAAGCTAGTGGACAAATTCCCGCAAGCAAAATATAAATCTTTCCCAACTGAAGCTGCTGCTAAAGCGGCATTTGCGGGGACTGCCTCAAGTAGCATTGGCAAGAGCGCTACTAAATCAACCTCTTCATCAGGCAGCAAGAAATCGACAAGTAGTAGTGGTATTGAGTCAATCAAAACCAAAAATGTGGATCTGAGTACTCACGATATTATCGTCTTTACTGATGGTGGCTGCGAACCAAACCCTGGCAAAGCAGGATCTGGTATGGCGGTTTACCATAAAGGTGAAATCAGTGAACTTTGGTATGGCTTATTTAATCCTAATGGCACCAATAATAGCGCAGAGTTAAATGCCTTATATCAAGCGTTATTAGTGGCTGAAAAAGCGGTAAAAGCCAAACAAACTGCCAAAATCATGAGCGATTCACAGTATTCGATTAACTGCATTACCAATTGGGCTTATGGTTGGAAAACCAAAGGTTGGAAGCGCAAAGTGGCTGGAGATATTGCTAACTTGGAAGTGATTCAACAAGCTCATGAATTATACGATGCAATGAAAGATAAGCTGGATATCGCTCATGTTGCAGCTCATATTGGTATTGAGGGCAATGAACTCGCTGATCGCATGTCTATTTATGCTATTGATCAAAAGACTGTTGAATTTGCCCGTTACGATAAACCGATCGATCTACAAGCTATTTTAGCCCTTCGAACCGGCTAA
- the yjjX gene encoding inosine/xanthosine triphosphatase, translated as MTMKPLTILVGSKNPVKVSAAKHAFSQYFPDCNIICEGIHAPSLVADQPMTEAETKLGAINRAEYCQSQQTADFYIAMEGGVDCFDHGPATFAYMAILHNQQLSVGRSALLPLPLKVFQALEQGEELGHVMDRLFNTDNIKQKGGAIGLLTKGLATRESIYTQAIILAMAPFVNDEIFNN; from the coding sequence ATCACCATGAAACCATTAACGATCCTTGTCGGCTCAAAAAATCCTGTAAAAGTGAGTGCAGCAAAACACGCTTTCAGCCAATACTTTCCTGATTGCAATATCATTTGTGAGGGCATTCATGCCCCATCGTTAGTGGCTGATCAGCCAATGACCGAAGCAGAAACAAAACTGGGCGCCATTAATCGCGCCGAGTATTGCCAGTCACAGCAAACTGCTGACTTTTATATTGCAATGGAAGGCGGCGTGGATTGTTTTGATCACGGCCCTGCAACTTTTGCTTATATGGCGATCCTCCATAATCAGCAGCTATCTGTCGGTCGTAGCGCTTTACTGCCATTGCCTTTAAAGGTGTTTCAAGCTCTTGAGCAAGGTGAGGAGTTAGGACATGTCATGGACAGACTATTTAATACCGATAACATCAAGCAAAAAGGTGGTGCTATAGGATTACTTACCAAAGGGTTAGCAACCCGTGAAAGTATTTATACCCAAGCCATTATTTTAGCCATGGCACCTTTTGTTAATGATGAAATATTCAACAACTAG
- a CDS encoding NADP(H)-dependent aldo-keto reductase, with amino-acid sequence MEYQRIPHSSLDVSKICLGTMTWGEQNSQREAFEQMDYAIGRGVNFIDTAEMYPVPPNAEKQGETERIIGNYLSQRDNRDNLVIATKVSAAGPKSDFIRPNMALDWVNIHQAVDASLERLQVDTIDLYQLHWPDRHCNYFGEFLYDHIEDEHQTPILETLEALAEVIRQGKVRYIGVSNETPWGLMQYLRLAEKHDLPRIISVQNPYNLLNRSYELGMSEISHREELPLLAYSPLAFGVLTGKYENDQWPEAARLTLFKRFARYNATPMALEATQAYVNLAREFNLSPAQMSLAFVNSRGFVASNIIGATNLEQLKENIDSLNVSLSPELLERINQLSNLYRIPCP; translated from the coding sequence ATGGAATATCAACGCATACCCCATTCTAGCCTTGATGTGAGTAAGATTTGTTTAGGTACCATGACATGGGGAGAACAAAACTCCCAGCGTGAAGCATTTGAGCAAATGGATTACGCCATCGGTCGCGGTGTTAATTTTATCGATACCGCCGAAATGTATCCCGTGCCACCTAATGCTGAAAAACAGGGTGAGACTGAACGCATTATTGGTAACTACCTTTCTCAGCGTGATAACCGTGACAATTTAGTCATCGCTACCAAAGTCTCTGCAGCTGGACCTAAAAGTGATTTTATACGCCCTAACATGGCACTCGATTGGGTTAATATTCACCAAGCAGTTGATGCCTCATTAGAACGCTTGCAGGTCGATACCATCGACTTGTATCAATTACACTGGCCTGATAGACACTGCAATTATTTTGGTGAGTTTCTTTATGATCATATAGAGGATGAACACCAAACGCCTATTTTAGAAACCCTAGAAGCACTCGCTGAAGTCATTCGCCAAGGTAAAGTCCGTTATATCGGCGTTTCTAACGAAACCCCATGGGGCTTAATGCAATATCTGCGATTAGCAGAGAAACACGATTTACCCCGAATCATCAGTGTGCAAAATCCCTATAACTTACTTAACCGTAGCTATGAATTAGGCATGTCTGAAATCAGTCACCGTGAAGAGCTACCATTACTGGCTTATTCACCACTGGCATTTGGCGTGCTCACTGGTAAATATGAAAACGATCAATGGCCAGAAGCGGCGCGATTAACGCTGTTTAAACGCTTTGCCCGTTATAACGCAACTCCAATGGCGCTTGAAGCCACTCAAGCTTACGTCAATTTGGCTCGTGAATTTAATTTGAGCCCTGCGCAAATGTCGTTAGCTTTTGTTAACTCAAGAGGCTTTGTCGCTTCAAACATCATAGGCGCCACAAACCTTGAGCAATTAAAAGAGAATATCGATAGCTTAAATGTCAGCTTATCACCAGAGTTACTTGAGCGAATAAACCAATTATCCAATCTATATCGCATTCCCTGCCCATAA
- a CDS encoding cysteine desulfurase: MTIAFEHDAIRAQFPTLAQQLEDQPLCYLDTAATSQKPQSVIDAMNHYYQLDNANVHRAAHQLSARATLNYEKVREQVQGFINSARLDEVIFTHGTTESINIVAYGISQQVNANDIILVDSAAHHANIVPWQQLAKKTGAIIKPIPLNDELSIDHAAFDELLKLSPKLVAFSHVTNALGTVNDVEILVQKAKSAGAITLVDGAQAIAHFDIDVQAIDCDFYVFSGHKMYGPTGVGILYGRFDQLDQLAPMLTGGEMIKTVSFAGTEFGDLPNKLEAGTPAISAVIGLGAAISFINALPKEQVRQHEQSLLTYLQQQLIQLGDIRLYGANKHNCGVVAFNVSSEHHQDVGILLDQQGIAVRCGHHCAMPLMQQLAIKGCCRASIGIYNNKQDIDQFITALRNVKELLL; this comes from the coding sequence ATGACTATAGCCTTTGAACATGATGCGATCAGAGCCCAATTTCCTACATTAGCCCAGCAGTTGGAAGACCAACCTCTGTGTTACTTGGATACCGCCGCCACCAGTCAAAAACCGCAATCAGTCATTGATGCCATGAACCACTATTATCAACTTGATAATGCCAATGTTCACCGAGCAGCCCATCAGCTTTCAGCCCGAGCAACACTAAATTACGAAAAGGTACGCGAACAAGTTCAAGGGTTTATCAACAGCGCTAGACTCGATGAAGTCATTTTTACTCACGGCACCACTGAGTCCATCAATATTGTGGCTTATGGTATTAGTCAGCAAGTTAACGCCAATGACATCATTTTAGTCGATAGCGCGGCGCACCATGCCAATATTGTTCCTTGGCAACAACTCGCTAAAAAAACTGGCGCTATAATTAAGCCAATCCCCCTCAATGATGAGTTATCTATCGATCATGCAGCATTTGATGAATTACTGAAATTAAGCCCGAAGTTAGTTGCTTTTAGCCATGTAACTAATGCATTAGGCACTGTAAATGACGTTGAAATACTAGTACAAAAAGCAAAATCTGCTGGGGCGATTACCCTTGTTGATGGCGCTCAAGCGATCGCCCACTTTGACATTGATGTCCAAGCAATTGATTGTGACTTTTACGTATTTTCAGGCCATAAAATGTATGGGCCTACTGGTGTTGGTATTCTTTATGGTCGGTTTGATCAACTCGATCAATTAGCGCCTATGCTAACGGGTGGCGAGATGATCAAAACCGTCAGTTTTGCAGGCACTGAATTTGGCGATTTGCCGAATAAGTTAGAAGCGGGAACGCCCGCAATTTCTGCAGTTATTGGATTAGGTGCTGCCATCAGTTTCATCAATGCCTTGCCAAAAGAACAAGTCAGGCAACACGAACAATCACTGCTAACATATTTACAGCAGCAGCTCATCCAATTAGGTGACATTAGGCTTTATGGTGCCAATAAACATAATTGCGGCGTAGTAGCATTTAACGTTAGCAGTGAGCATCATCAAGACGTCGGTATTTTGCTCGATCAGCAAGGTATTGCAGTTAGATGCGGGCATCATTGTGCGATGCCGTTAATGCAACAACTTGCGATTAAAGGCTGCTGCCGTGCATCTATCGGCATTTACAATAATAAGCAGGATATTGACCAATTTATAACTGCACTGCGTAATGTGAAAGAGTTACTGTTATAA
- a CDS encoding SufE family protein — MSQNITSQSETLQPDNSYFSPLSEKISDAVTTIEQAKNWQDKYRQIMLIGKVLAPLAEAYKVETAQVKGCESQAWLYHHQIESQHFFCADSDSRIVKGLIAILLNATHGKTTTEIANFDLDHYFQQLGLSGQLSPSRTNGLTALANAIKQFAAA; from the coding sequence TTGAGTCAAAACATCACGTCTCAATCTGAAACACTGCAACCTGACAATAGTTACTTTTCACCATTAAGTGAAAAAATATCAGATGCCGTTACCACCATTGAACAAGCTAAAAACTGGCAAGATAAATACCGTCAGATCATGTTGATAGGTAAAGTGCTTGCACCCTTAGCAGAAGCCTATAAAGTAGAAACGGCTCAAGTAAAAGGTTGTGAAAGCCAAGCCTGGCTATATCACCACCAAATTGAGTCACAGCACTTTTTTTGTGCCGACAGCGATTCACGTATAGTTAAGGGTCTTATTGCTATACTGCTAAATGCAACCCATGGAAAGACCACGACTGAGATTGCCAATTTCGATTTAGATCATTATTTCCAGCAATTAGGATTAAGTGGTCAACTCAGTCCATCTCGTACCAATGGGTTAACCGCACTAGCCAATGCTATAAAGCAATTTGCCGCAGCATAA
- a CDS encoding membrane dipeptidase — translation MTPSACNQSRRQLLKGIAAASILCPLYASSAMAKPKSRLYIDGLSFLPENLADVRASKLDAYICDISDIEAITQADGTTNYKRSYKACIASIKKAQKIVSDNPTILMQGLSGRDIAVAREEQRTAVYFQIQGADCVEEDTFEGDSLKGEGEHWQHLNEFHQHGLRVLQLTHHYGNRFAGGALDNDGTQGLNKPLTADGHQLINALNQRNILIDVSHSSPQTALDTAKVSNMPIVQSHGAVRSIVNNARCSPDEVIRAIADTGGVFGVFMMSFWLTNEPVPTIEDYVRQLDRVARIGGVNAVAIANDYPLRGQENLLALKNNNAEGVKQYHEWWQSLAAKNVLGFETLPQHVVIPELNHIDRMSRIDDALAKARYKSSDRDRFLGGNWQRVLNQVLV, via the coding sequence ATGACACCTAGCGCTTGTAACCAAAGCCGCCGACAATTATTAAAAGGCATTGCCGCTGCCAGTATTCTTTGCCCGCTATACGCCTCATCAGCCATGGCAAAACCTAAATCACGTCTCTATATTGATGGATTAAGTTTCTTACCAGAAAACCTCGCAGATGTTCGCGCATCAAAACTTGATGCCTACATTTGCGATATCTCTGATATTGAAGCCATTACCCAAGCAGATGGTACAACCAATTACAAACGTAGTTACAAAGCTTGTATCGCCAGCATTAAAAAGGCACAAAAAATCGTTAGTGATAACCCAACGATTTTAATGCAAGGCTTAAGTGGTCGCGATATTGCCGTTGCTCGCGAAGAGCAGCGCACTGCCGTTTACTTTCAAATCCAAGGTGCGGATTGTGTTGAAGAGGACACTTTTGAAGGCGATAGCCTAAAAGGAGAAGGTGAACATTGGCAACATCTAAATGAATTCCATCAGCACGGGCTTCGCGTACTGCAACTTACTCATCATTACGGAAACCGTTTTGCCGGCGGCGCATTAGATAATGACGGAACCCAAGGGTTAAATAAGCCACTTACCGCCGATGGCCATCAACTTATAAATGCCCTCAATCAACGTAACATTCTGATTGATGTTAGCCACTCAAGTCCGCAAACGGCGCTTGATACAGCTAAAGTTAGCAACATGCCGATAGTGCAAAGCCATGGCGCTGTGCGCTCTATTGTGAATAATGCTCGCTGCTCACCAGATGAAGTTATTCGTGCGATTGCCGATACTGGAGGTGTATTTGGTGTATTCATGATGAGCTTTTGGCTCACTAATGAACCAGTTCCAACAATAGAGGACTATGTGCGTCAACTTGATAGAGTCGCAAGAATTGGTGGCGTTAACGCCGTAGCAATTGCCAACGATTACCCTCTAAGAGGCCAAGAAAACCTTTTAGCGTTAAAAAATAATAATGCCGAAGGCGTGAAACAATACCATGAGTGGTGGCAAAGCCTAGCAGCAAAGAATGTATTAGGTTTTGAAACCCTACCACAGCATGTGGTTATTCCTGAGCTTAATCATATCGATAGAATGAGCCGTATTGATGATGCTTTAGCAAAAGCGCGCTATAAATCGAGCGATCGAGACCGCTTCTTAGGTGGCAACTGGCAAAGAGTGTTAAACCAAGTCTTGGTATAA